One Deltaproteobacteria bacterium genomic window carries:
- a CDS encoding zinc ribbon domain-containing protein, translated as MPIYEFYCKDCNTIFSFFSKSVNTTKLPLCPGCKRMKLERQMSTFARLTGAQDEGETDDLPIDEAKMERAMDMLAREAEGINEDDPRQAARLMRKLTDATGASLGPGMEEALKRLEAGEDPEQIEAELGDIMEEEEPFMFGGKKGKRVKGGRPRHDETLYEL; from the coding sequence ATGCCCATTTATGAATTCTATTGCAAGGACTGCAACACCATATTTAGCTTCTTCTCAAAGTCTGTGAACACTACCAAGCTGCCACTGTGTCCAGGGTGTAAACGAATGAAACTTGAAAGGCAGATGTCAACTTTTGCCAGGCTCACGGGGGCGCAGGACGAGGGTGAGACGGATGATTTGCCTATTGATGAGGCCAAGATGGAAAGGGCTATGGACATGTTGGCCCGGGAGGCTGAGGGAATCAACGAGGATGACCCGCGCCAAGCTGCCAGATTGATGCGCAAGCTTACGGATGCCACAGGAGCTAGCCTGGGCCCTGGCATGGAGGAGGCCCTGAAACGGCTGGAAGCCGGGGAAGATCCCGAGCAGATTGAAGCGGAACTGGGTGATATCATGGAAGAAGAGGAGCCGTTCATGTTCGGAGGAAAGAAAGGCAAGAGGGTCAAAGGGGGCAGGCCCCGTCACGATGAAACACTGTATGAACTCTGA
- the pyrR gene encoding bifunctional pyr operon transcriptional regulator/uracil phosphoribosyltransferase PyrR, translating into MTTEQVILQSPDIDRILARMAYEILEKHRGAKNLVIIGIRTGGVFLADRMAARILSFDGTNIPRGDLDITLYRDDWTRIGHQPIVQKTELPFSLDGKQVILVDDVLFTGRTVRAAMDALMDFGRPDRIELAVLVDRGHRELPIEANYVGKHVETIHDTMVNVYLKEKAGRDEVTVTSQ; encoded by the coding sequence ATGACTACGGAACAGGTTATATTGCAAAGCCCAGACATTGACCGGATTTTGGCCCGGATGGCCTACGAAATCCTGGAAAAGCACAGGGGCGCTAAGAACTTGGTGATCATTGGCATCAGGACTGGCGGGGTTTTTTTGGCCGATCGCATGGCAGCAAGGATTCTCTCGTTTGACGGCACGAACATCCCCCGTGGCGATCTTGATATCACCCTCTACAGGGATGATTGGACCCGCATAGGACATCAGCCCATTGTACAAAAGACGGAGTTGCCTTTCTCTTTGGATGGCAAACAGGTGATCCTGGTGGATGATGTCCTATTTACCGGTCGCACGGTCCGCGCAGCCATGGATGCTCTCATGGATTTTGGCCGTCCGGATCGAATCGAACTCGCTGTTCTGGTGGACCGCGGTCACCGCGAGTTGCCAATTGAAGCCAATTATGTGGGTAAGCACGTTGAAACAATCCATGACACCATGGTCAATGTGTATCTGAAAGAGAAGGCGGGACGCGACGAAGTCACGGTCACTTCACAATGA
- a CDS encoding TusE/DsrC/DsvC family sulfur relay protein: MPEIEFAGKTFNVDEDGFIDDFGNWCPEWVQYVKSTEGIEELNDEHWKCVTFLQDYYKKNGIAPMVRVFSKVTGYKLKHIYELFPSGPGKGACKMAGLPKPTGCV; encoded by the coding sequence ATGCCGGAGATTGAATTTGCAGGAAAAACCTTTAATGTGGATGAGGATGGTTTTATTGATGATTTCGGTAATTGGTGCCCGGAATGGGTTCAATACGTGAAATCGACAGAGGGGATTGAAGAACTGAACGATGAGCACTGGAAGTGCGTGACCTTTTTGCAGGATTATTACAAGAAAAACGGGATTGCTCCTATGGTTCGGGTCTTCTCCAAGGTGACTGGTTACAAACTGAAACACATTTACGAACTGTTTCCTTCTGGACCTGGCAAAGGCGCATGTAAGATGGCGGGTCTTCCCAAGCCGACCGGCTGCGTCTAA
- a CDS encoding cold-shock protein: MAEGTVKWFNEKKGYGFISMDEGQDVFVHYSSILGSGFKSLYEGQRVRFEVEDGQKGPQAVNVETT; the protein is encoded by the coding sequence ATGGCAGAAGGCACCGTAAAGTGGTTTAATGAGAAAAAGGGCTATGGTTTTATTAGCATGGATGAAGGCCAGGACGTCTTTGTTCACTATAGCTCCATTCTCGGCAGTGGTTTTAAGTCGCTATATGAAGGCCAGCGGGTTCGATTTGAAGTCGAGGACGGCCAAAAGGGTCCGCAGGCAGTGAACGTTGAAACCACCTAG
- a CDS encoding YkgJ family cysteine cluster protein — MKGGPALHEEDATLFAKGILERAHVYTLRKGELVRNIDEVFMVLEQEIIKIKGQGEAWTCMFYENEKTACGIYENRPVECRALKCWDLREFKEVMTRPYLQRKDLVKPDDGILKVMDAHERRCAYEILDSAVKGLEGPDPRKAVEVILELLQYDNYVRPFLTDKLNLDPSIMDFFFGRPLTTTIRMFGLCVKQEGDTFTLSPTAHHRD; from the coding sequence ATGAAAGGAGGCCCCGCCCTCCACGAGGAAGACGCCACACTATTTGCCAAAGGTATCTTGGAAAGGGCCCATGTTTATACTCTGAGAAAAGGGGAGCTCGTTCGGAACATTGATGAGGTTTTCATGGTCCTTGAACAGGAGATCATCAAGATCAAGGGGCAGGGTGAAGCCTGGACATGTATGTTTTATGAGAACGAAAAAACGGCCTGCGGGATTTATGAAAACAGACCAGTTGAGTGCCGGGCCTTGAAATGCTGGGATTTGCGGGAATTCAAGGAGGTCATGACCAGGCCGTATCTTCAAAGAAAGGATCTGGTGAAGCCGGACGACGGCATCCTTAAGGTGATGGATGCCCACGAAAGACGATGCGCGTATGAGATTCTGGACTCAGCAGTTAAGGGGTTGGAGGGGCCGGATCCCAGGAAAGCAGTGGAAGTAATTCTTGAACTCTTGCAATATGACAACTATGTGCGGCCTTTCTTGACAGATAAGCTCAATCTGGATCCGAGCATAATGGATTTCTTCTTCGGCAGGCCTCTTACGACCACTATCCGCATGTTCGGGCTGTGTGTCAAGCAAGAAGGAGACACCTTCACTCTGTCGCCGACGGCACACCACCGGGATTAG
- the def gene encoding peptide deformylase gives MPLRKIITYPDTVLRERAEPVTNIDGKVQQLIDDMADTMYHAPGIGLASNQVGEPCRVIIFDISPKNEPHDLVVVINPEIVEADGAVVSEEGCLSVLDYSAEIKRAECVTVKGLDREENPITLIKEGLPAIVLQHEIDHLNGTLFIDHISKLKRELYKRKLKKILKKRESSVQRL, from the coding sequence ATGCCCCTAAGAAAAATTATCACCTACCCTGATACGGTTCTTCGCGAGCGGGCCGAGCCTGTCACGAATATTGACGGAAAGGTCCAACAGCTCATTGATGACATGGCCGACACCATGTACCATGCGCCTGGCATCGGCCTCGCAAGCAACCAGGTGGGAGAACCATGTCGCGTCATCATCTTTGATATCTCACCCAAGAACGAACCCCATGATCTTGTCGTTGTGATCAACCCTGAAATCGTCGAGGCAGATGGCGCGGTGGTAAGCGAAGAAGGCTGCCTCAGTGTTCTTGACTATTCAGCAGAAATCAAGCGCGCGGAGTGCGTCACCGTAAAGGGCCTTGACAGGGAAGAGAACCCGATCACTCTCATAAAGGAAGGTCTCCCCGCTATTGTGCTCCAACATGAGATTGATCATCTGAACGGCACTCTCTTTATTGATCATATAAGCAAGCTCAAGCGGGAGCTTTACAAGAGGAAGTTGAAAAAAATATTGAAGAAAAGAGAATCGTCTGTTCAAAGACTCTAA
- a CDS encoding LOG family protein codes for MSLNESPDCKIEKIISADDSEVLALISADLDEEQMQYFLRNQDCLTTDLHSTKARLGINQEKLGQFELNGKRISYEARLWFYIPEYSAGLTIDQLMAPGLEVGKIYLRNPELKYSAEELINLISNRTIIVPKGTKVLEGGILAVPVMPFVHLPNPRVLTPHYLKAAVLKRIPREDLYFVQPEQKVDRVIVPAGSGVISHTSLFTQQNEIYILDPEHTDARVGSKHTNGIIYLELIGGAENIVKETVHFEVYKPAVAQHSVRERFYIDLKSSALERLYEERSVDENTVAAISEAEGQRFIKLNQNCNQLLDELQPNTSLVLQDFPSRLRASYLIVAADLGLIKDLTFRKAPEEEYFFRSEDLVFMNTLQDMGVAIYWKNPLQGDLVLYKHFFMRSSVIPSFNEAFSSRKLAAFYGTAGNVDAETQKEIVDSINSFKDFHGGICGILTGGNTGSVMSFVSETTASLGMLSGAVYWKIPGVDIDPHVDFAAYLARNDLLERQEILSETTEADIYFKGGVGTNLENAITFVKKKLGIGHYKPQIFVGEFYEPLRDWLNHLASEGMADPKVFESCYFVEHGAEIFDTLCRHFGSEDKMIHEVTVSETSE; via the coding sequence ATGACTCTGAGGTTCTTGCGCTGATTTCGGCAGACCTTGATGAGGAACAGATGCAGTATTTCTTGCGCAACCAGGACTGCCTCACGACTGACCTGCACAGCACAAAGGCCAGGCTGGGCATTAACCAGGAAAAACTGGGCCAATTTGAACTGAATGGGAAAAGGATCTCCTATGAAGCCAGGTTATGGTTCTACATACCTGAATATTCCGCAGGCCTCACCATTGACCAGTTGATGGCACCTGGACTTGAGGTGGGCAAAATCTATTTGAGAAACCCTGAACTCAAGTATTCTGCAGAGGAACTCATTAACCTGATCTCAAACCGCACCATCATTGTACCCAAGGGAACCAAAGTGCTGGAGGGGGGCATTCTGGCTGTGCCTGTGATGCCATTTGTCCATCTTCCCAATCCGAGGGTCTTGACACCCCATTATCTAAAAGCTGCCGTGCTGAAAAGAATTCCCCGTGAAGATCTCTATTTTGTCCAGCCTGAGCAGAAGGTGGACCGGGTCATCGTCCCTGCCGGAAGCGGGGTCATATCCCACACGAGCCTTTTTACACAACAAAACGAGATTTACATTCTGGACCCCGAGCACACGGATGCCAGGGTAGGTAGCAAACACACTAATGGCATCATATATCTGGAGCTTATTGGGGGAGCAGAAAACATCGTCAAAGAAACGGTGCACTTCGAAGTCTACAAACCAGCCGTGGCACAACACAGTGTAAGAGAAAGGTTCTATATTGACCTGAAGTCCTCAGCCTTGGAAAGACTTTACGAGGAGCGGTCAGTGGATGAAAACACCGTTGCGGCCATCAGTGAGGCCGAGGGACAAAGATTCATCAAGCTGAACCAAAACTGCAATCAACTGTTAGACGAGCTGCAGCCGAACACATCTCTCGTGCTTCAGGATTTCCCCAGCCGACTCCGTGCGTCTTATCTTATTGTAGCCGCTGATCTGGGACTTATCAAGGATTTGACCTTCAGGAAGGCACCTGAAGAGGAGTACTTTTTCAGATCCGAAGACCTCGTCTTTATGAATACCCTACAGGATATGGGCGTCGCTATCTACTGGAAAAACCCCTTGCAAGGGGACCTCGTCCTGTATAAGCACTTCTTTATGAGGTCTTCCGTGATACCGTCTTTCAATGAGGCCTTTAGCTCAAGAAAGCTGGCAGCGTTCTACGGAACAGCAGGGAATGTGGATGCTGAGACGCAGAAAGAAATTGTGGACAGCATTAACTCCTTCAAGGATTTCCACGGCGGTATTTGCGGTATCCTCACAGGAGGCAATACGGGCAGCGTTATGTCATTTGTCTCCGAAACCACAGCTTCTCTTGGCATGCTTTCCGGGGCCGTGTACTGGAAAATCCCCGGCGTAGACATCGATCCCCACGTGGATTTTGCGGCGTATCTGGCCAGAAATGACTTGCTGGAAAGACAGGAGATTCTATCTGAAACCACAGAGGCAGACATCTATTTCAAAGGCGGCGTAGGCACAAACCTTGAAAATGCCATCACTTTTGTGAAGAAGAAACTCGGTATCGGACATTATAAGCCCCAAATATTTGTTGGAGAGTTTTATGAGCCCCTGCGCGACTGGCTAAACCACCTGGCATCTGAAGGCATGGCGGATCCCAAGGTCTTTGAGAGTTGCTATTTTGTCGAGCATGGAGCTGAGATCTTCGACACCCTGTGCCGACACTTCGGCTCAGAAGACAAGATGATTCATGAGGTCACCGTGAGTGAAACCAGCGAATAG